One stretch of Arthrobacter polaris DNA includes these proteins:
- a CDS encoding acyl-CoA dehydrogenase family protein, protein MYLRTSSEITNLRAELRSYFANLLTDDVRAGLREEGEAGGPVLAATQAQMGRDGWLGIGWPTEYGGQGMGPDAQFVFYDEAYRADAPIPMITMTTVGPTLMSHGTQEQKDYFLPKILAGECIFSIGYTEAEAGTDLASLTTRAVRDGDEYVINGSKVFTSGADGADWIWLAVRTDPDAPKHKGISLILVPTSSPGFSATPIHTVGGFSTTATYYDDIRVPVTNLVGNENEGWQMITTQLNHERVGLAAFSGICEGLLGDVCEWVGEQQTAAGKPLAAEPWVRHLLATSTARLRAMRLMNWQLVETTARGELXPGSASAAKVFATETVIDVYRSLLEVVGSGASRITNAPWRFDTGRLALMNLGAQINTFGGGVAEVQREIVAWTTLGMARKAR, encoded by the coding sequence ATGTATCTACGTACTTCCTCGGAGATCACGAATCTCCGCGCGGAGCTCCGATCCTACTTCGCGAATCTCCTGACCGACGATGTACGTGCAGGACTGCGTGAAGAGGGCGAAGCCGGNGGCCCGGTCCTCGCGGCAACCCAGGCCCAGATGGGCCGTGACGGCTGGCTTGGAATCGGGTGGCCCACCGAATACGGTGGGCAGGGTATGGGCCCCGACGCCCAGTTTGTGTTCTACGACGAGGCATACCGCGCCGATGCTCCCATTCCGATGATCACCATGACCACCGTTGGGCCAACCCTCATGAGCCACGGAACCCAGGAACAGAAGGATTATTTCCTGCCCAAAATTCTGGCCGGCGAATGCATCTTCTCGATCGGCTACACCGAGGCGGAAGCCGGTACCGACCTCGCTTCCCTCACCACACGTGCGGTGCGCGACGGCGATGAATATGTCATCAACGGCAGCAAGGTCTTCACCTCCGGCGCCGACGGTGCCGACTGGATTTGGCTGGCTGTACGCACCGACCCCGATGCTCCCAAGCACAAGGGCATCTCGCTGATCCTGGTCCCCACCTCGTCACCTGGATTCTCCGCCACGCCAATACACACCGTGGGCGGGTTCAGCACGACTGCCACCTACTACGACGACATTCGCGTTCCGGTCACCAACCTAGTGGGCAACGAAAACGAAGGCTGGCAGATGATCACCACCCAGCTGAACCACGAACGCGTCGGGTTGGCGGCGTTCAGCGGCATCTGCGAGGGGCTGCTCGGCGACGTTTGCGAATGGGTTGGCGAGCAGCAAACCGCCGCGGGCAAACCATTAGCTGCAGAACCGTGGGTGCGCCACCTATTAGCAACGTCCACCGCGCGGCTGCGTGCCATGCGTTTGATGAATTGGCAGCTTGTGGAAACCACCGCCCGCGGCGAGCTCAANCCTGGTTCTGCCTCTGCGGCCAAAGTCTTCGCCACAGAGACGGTCATCGATGTCTACCGCTCCTTGCTGGAGGTAGTCGGTTCCGGTGCCTCACGCATCACCAACGCACCATGGCGCTTCGACACCGGGCGTCTGGCCCTGATGAACCTTGGTGCACAGATTAACACCTTCGGTGGCGGCGTCGCCGAAGTCCAGCGCGAAATTGTCGCCTGGACCACCCTCGGCATGGCAAGGAAGGCACGATGA